One segment of Sphingomonas qomolangmaensis DNA contains the following:
- a CDS encoding NAD(P) transhydrogenase subunit alpha, with amino-acid sequence MKIAVLRERAAGERRVAATPETVKKFITLGAEMAVETGAGATCSIADDAYRAAGASVGDAGSVRAGADIVLGVQGPDPDALAGIAPGAWIVAALNPFGTGEQGGRARVDRYAALGVEALAMELMPRITRAQSMDILSSQSNLSGYKAVLDAAAEYGRAFPMMMTAAGTVSAARLFVMGVGVAGLQAIATARRLGAQVSATDVRAATKEQIQSLGAKPIFVENVAGIEGEGTGGYATEMSDEYKAAQAELVSAHIAKQDIVITTALIPGRPAPRLISAAQVASMKPGSVIVDLAVEAGGNVEGAVAGEVVEVGGVKIVGHRNVPSRLAADASALFSRNLFNFLSAFWDKDSGRPVLDEEIGDAIRLTKGGQVVHARLLGA; translated from the coding sequence GATGGCAGTCGAGACGGGGGCGGGTGCGACCTGCTCGATCGCCGATGACGCGTATCGCGCCGCCGGTGCCAGCGTCGGCGATGCCGGCAGCGTGCGGGCGGGCGCCGATATCGTGCTCGGCGTGCAGGGGCCCGATCCCGATGCGCTGGCGGGCATCGCCCCCGGCGCGTGGATCGTCGCGGCGCTTAATCCCTTCGGCACCGGCGAGCAGGGCGGGCGCGCGCGCGTCGATCGTTATGCCGCGCTGGGGGTCGAGGCGCTGGCGATGGAGTTGATGCCGCGGATCACCCGCGCGCAATCGATGGATATCTTGTCGTCGCAGTCGAACCTGTCGGGCTACAAGGCGGTGCTCGACGCCGCCGCCGAATATGGCCGCGCCTTTCCGATGATGATGACCGCGGCGGGCACCGTCAGCGCGGCGCGATTGTTCGTGATGGGCGTCGGCGTCGCGGGGCTGCAGGCGATCGCCACCGCGCGGCGGCTGGGCGCGCAGGTATCGGCGACCGATGTGCGCGCCGCGACCAAGGAGCAGATCCAGTCGCTCGGCGCCAAGCCGATCTTCGTCGAGAATGTCGCGGGGATCGAGGGCGAAGGCACCGGCGGCTATGCCACCGAAATGTCCGACGAATACAAGGCGGCGCAGGCCGAACTGGTCTCGGCGCACATCGCCAAGCAGGACATCGTCATCACGACCGCGCTGATCCCCGGCCGCCCCGCGCCGCGGCTGATCTCGGCGGCGCAGGTCGCCAGCATGAAGCCCGGCAGCGTCATTGTCGACCTGGCGGTCGAGGCCGGCGGCAATGTCGAGGGCGCGGTCGCGGGCGAAGTCGTCGAGGTGGGCGGCGTCAAGATCGTCGGCCATCGCAACGTCCCCAGCCGGCTGGCGGCGGACGCGTCGGCATTGTTCTCGCGCAACCTGTTCAACTTCCTGTCGGCCTTCTGGGACAAGGACAGCGGCCGCCCGGTGCTGGACGAAGAGATCGGCGACGCGATCCGGCTGACCAAAGGCGGGCAGGTGGTCCACGCGCGGTTGCTGGGCGCCTGA
- a CDS encoding PH domain-containing protein yields the protein MGLFSATETKIETVERDYAPVLIDGERVLIAFKAVRDLVFLTNLRLCTVNVQGLTGRKVEIESIPYRSIVRWSIERAGTFDMDADLLVWISGSDSPLEVKVAAGANIVAVQQVLARHILGSTR from the coding sequence ATGGGCCTCTTCTCCGCGACCGAGACCAAAATCGAAACCGTCGAGCGCGACTATGCGCCGGTATTGATCGACGGCGAGCGCGTGCTGATCGCGTTCAAGGCGGTGCGCGACCTGGTGTTTCTCACCAATTTGCGGCTGTGCACCGTCAATGTGCAGGGGCTGACCGGGCGCAAGGTCGAGATTGAGAGCATTCCCTATCGTTCGATCGTCCGCTGGTCGATCGAGCGCGCGGGGACGTTCGACATGGACGCCGATCTGCTGGTGTGGATATCGGGCAGCGATTCGCCGCTCGAGGTCAAGGTGGCGGCGGGCGCCAACATCGTCGCGGTCCAGCAGGTGCTGGCGCGGCATATCCTAGGCAGCACGCGGTGA
- a CDS encoding type II toxin-antitoxin system HicB family antitoxin encodes MNPHAYEVDIRPLAPEDGGGFVAIAPELPGCRSDGDTPQEALDNAYDAIACWIEAAHEMGRDVPVPQRRAAA; translated from the coding sequence GTGAACCCGCATGCGTATGAAGTCGATATCCGGCCGCTGGCTCCCGAAGATGGCGGCGGCTTCGTTGCGATTGCGCCTGAATTGCCAGGCTGCCGCTCGGACGGCGACACCCCGCAGGAAGCGCTCGACAACGCCTATGACGCGATCGCCTGCTGGATCGAGGCGGCCCATGAAATGGGCCGCGACGTGCCGGTGCCACAGCGCCGCGCCGCAGCCTGA
- a CDS encoding NAD(P) transhydrogenase subunit alpha — translation MDFISILSVFVMACFVGYYVVWSVTPALHTPLMAVTNAISSVIIVGALVAGAAAGSPVAKWLGLLAVVLASVNIFGGFAVTERMLAMYKKKERPAAK, via the coding sequence ATGGACTTCATCAGCATCCTATCGGTCTTCGTGATGGCCTGTTTCGTTGGCTATTATGTCGTCTGGTCGGTTACGCCGGCGCTGCACACGCCGTTGATGGCGGTGACCAACGCGATTTCGAGCGTCATCATCGTCGGCGCGCTGGTCGCGGGGGCGGCGGCGGGGTCGCCGGTCGCCAAATGGCTGGGGCTGCTCGCGGTGGTGCTCGCGAGCGTCAACATCTTTGGCGGCTTCGCGGTCACCGAACGGATGCTGGCGATGTACAAGAAGAAGGAACGGCCGGCGGCCAAGTGA
- a CDS encoding NAD(P)(+) transhydrogenase (Re/Si-specific) subunit beta produces the protein MHEAAPVDPTIAFAYLVAGVLFILALRGLSSPETSRQGNRFGMIGMAIAVVTTLVTHSVASLPEILGAIAVGAAIGLFTARRIAMTDMPQLVAGFHSLVGLAAVLVACAAFLNPVAFGIADMVIPMIGEPFAAISPVSRVEMGLGVAIGAITFSGSIIAFLKLNGNMGGKPILLPGRHVLNLAVLAGIVGLIALFTVDQSPWIFWTITILAFAIGFLLIIPIGGADMPVVVSMLNSYSGWAAAAMGFTLGNTAMIITGALVGSSGAILSYIMCKAMNRSFISVIAGGFGATESSAGGGGATDRPWKRGSAEDAAFLMKQAEQVIIVPGYGMAVAQAQHALREMGDKLKHEGVRVKYAIHPVAGRMPGHMNVLLAEANVPYDDVFELEDINGEFAQTDIAFVIGANDVTNPAAKTDKTSPIYGMPILDVEKAKTVLFIKRSMGGVGYAGVDNDVFYRDNTMMLLADAKKMVEDIVKALD, from the coding sequence ATGCATGAAGCCGCACCGGTCGATCCCACGATAGCGTTCGCCTATCTGGTCGCAGGCGTCCTGTTCATCCTGGCGCTGCGCGGGCTTTCGAGCCCCGAGACCAGCCGGCAGGGCAATCGCTTCGGCATGATCGGCATGGCGATCGCGGTGGTCACCACCTTGGTCACCCATTCGGTCGCCAGCCTGCCCGAGATCCTCGGCGCGATCGCGGTGGGTGCCGCGATCGGGCTGTTCACCGCGCGCCGCATCGCGATGACCGACATGCCGCAGCTGGTGGCGGGGTTCCATTCGCTGGTCGGGCTCGCCGCGGTGCTGGTCGCGTGCGCCGCGTTCCTCAACCCGGTCGCGTTCGGCATCGCCGATATGGTGATCCCGATGATCGGCGAGCCCTTCGCCGCGATCAGCCCGGTCAGCCGGGTCGAAATGGGGCTTGGCGTCGCGATCGGCGCGATCACCTTTTCGGGATCGATCATCGCCTTCCTCAAATTGAACGGCAATATGGGGGGCAAGCCGATCCTGCTGCCCGGGCGCCATGTGCTCAACCTTGCGGTGCTGGCGGGCATCGTCGGGCTGATCGCTTTGTTCACCGTCGATCAGAGCCCGTGGATTTTCTGGACGATCACGATCCTGGCGTTTGCGATCGGCTTCCTGCTGATCATCCCGATCGGCGGCGCCGACATGCCCGTCGTGGTGTCGATGCTCAACAGCTATTCGGGCTGGGCCGCCGCGGCGATGGGCTTCACGCTCGGCAACACCGCGATGATCATCACCGGCGCGCTGGTGGGGTCGTCGGGCGCGATCCTGAGCTACATCATGTGCAAGGCGATGAACCGCAGCTTCATCAGCGTGATCGCGGGCGGCTTCGGCGCGACCGAGAGCAGCGCGGGCGGCGGCGGCGCGACCGATCGCCCCTGGAAGCGCGGCAGCGCCGAGGACGCCGCCTTCCTGATGAAGCAGGCCGAGCAGGTCATCATCGTGCCGGGCTATGGCATGGCGGTGGCACAGGCGCAGCACGCGCTGCGCGAGATGGGCGACAAGCTCAAGCACGAAGGCGTGCGCGTGAAATACGCGATCCACCCGGTCGCGGGGCGGATGCCCGGCCATATGAACGTGCTGCTCGCCGAAGCGAACGTGCCGTATGACGACGTCTTCGAGCTCGAGGACATCAACGGCGAATTCGCGCAGACCGACATCGCCTTCGTCATCGGCGCCAACGACGTGACCAACCCGGCGGCCAAGACCGACAAGACCTCGCCAATCTACGGCATGCCGATCCTCGACGTCGAAAAGGCCAAGACGGTGTTGTTCATCAAGCGGTCGATGGGGGGCGTCGGCTATGCCGGGGTCGACAACGACGTCTTCTATCGCGACAACACGATGATGCTGCTCGCCGATGCCAAGAAGATGGTCGAGGATATCGTCAAGGCATTGGACTAG
- a CDS encoding winged helix DNA-binding protein: MPQADHQSYAESPGGRDRLMLLVADDAAAIAAIERAAAASSARDLVGIAFRDAAESLSRRSRFGAILVDTTGVADDVAFETLARIDAVARERVVPVIASFSEQQIDLVASQLTWTATQFLCEPGEADRYGAIALAGPVAGAVLREAPREAEQRRLHQLNEEVARIAETLAKLARGDGTGQAATVRDRVNGFAAQPHAANGDAEIDSSEIRAAIRARRMREQFFERELFADPAWDMLLDLFAARLDRSRVSVSSLCIAAAVPPTTALRWIGTMREAGLFERQDDPFDRRRAFIGLTAKAMAGMQGYVAAVRRAGLTIT, from the coding sequence ATGCCGCAAGCCGACCACCAATCCTATGCCGAGTCGCCCGGTGGTCGCGATCGGCTGATGTTGCTGGTTGCCGACGACGCCGCCGCGATCGCCGCGATCGAGCGCGCGGCGGCAGCGTCGAGTGCGCGCGACCTGGTGGGGATCGCGTTTCGCGACGCCGCCGAATCGCTGTCGCGCCGATCGCGCTTTGGCGCGATCCTGGTCGACACCACCGGGGTTGCCGACGACGTCGCCTTCGAGACGCTAGCGCGCATCGATGCGGTGGCGCGCGAGCGCGTGGTGCCGGTGATCGCGAGCTTTTCCGAACAGCAGATCGACCTGGTCGCATCGCAGCTCACCTGGACCGCGACGCAATTTCTGTGCGAGCCCGGGGAAGCCGATCGCTATGGCGCGATCGCGCTCGCCGGGCCGGTGGCGGGGGCGGTGCTGCGCGAGGCGCCACGCGAGGCCGAACAGCGCCGACTGCACCAGCTCAACGAAGAGGTTGCGCGGATCGCCGAAACGCTGGCGAAGCTCGCGCGCGGAGACGGCACGGGCCAGGCGGCAACGGTGCGCGACCGCGTCAACGGGTTCGCAGCGCAGCCGCACGCCGCCAACGGCGATGCCGAGATCGATTCGAGCGAGATCCGCGCCGCGATCCGCGCGCGGCGGATGCGCGAGCAGTTCTTCGAGCGCGAACTCTTCGCCGATCCCGCCTGGGACATGCTGCTCGACCTGTTCGCCGCGCGGCTCGATCGCAGCCGGGTGTCGGTCTCGAGCCTGTGCATCGCCGCCGCGGTGCCGCCGACGACCGCGCTGCGCTGGATCGGCACGATGCGCGAGGCGGGATTGTTCGAGCGGCAGGACGATCCGTTCGACCGTCGCCGTGCCTTTATCGGGCTGACCGCAAAGGCGATGGCGGGGATGCAGGGCTACGTCGCGGCGGTCCGCCGCGCGGGCCTAACGATTACCTGA
- a CDS encoding sulfotransferase domain-containing protein, which yields MKRTIWLASYPKSGNTWFRMLIANLGRSEPADINALPSRGGIASGRAMFDSAMLFPSALLTHDECDRMRPMVYRSGAMHAWRDPDEEDAGEGIGGVHFIKTHDGWTIGDDGVPLLGGAAAAAGAILIVRDPRAVAASLAHHEARSIDDTIGFMGSRTSAFCGRDDRLHRQLRQRLLGWSAFHASWLDQAELPVHCVRYEDMHADPAARLAAALDFAGVAADRDTIARAVEFARFDALTAQEREKGFREAPPSRVDRAFFRRGRADGWRDELSTGQRRAIERDHHAMMQRLGYHADPPPA from the coding sequence GTGAAACGGACGATCTGGCTCGCGTCCTATCCAAAATCGGGCAACACCTGGTTTCGGATGCTCATCGCTAATCTGGGGCGATCCGAACCCGCCGACATCAACGCGCTGCCGTCGCGCGGCGGAATCGCGAGCGGGCGCGCGATGTTCGATTCGGCGATGCTGTTTCCCTCCGCGTTGCTGACGCACGACGAATGCGACCGAATGCGACCGATGGTCTATCGATCGGGGGCGATGCACGCTTGGCGTGACCCCGACGAGGAAGACGCGGGCGAGGGCATCGGCGGGGTGCATTTCATCAAGACGCATGATGGCTGGACCATCGGCGACGACGGCGTGCCGTTGCTGGGGGGCGCCGCTGCCGCGGCAGGCGCGATCCTGATCGTGCGCGATCCGCGCGCGGTCGCGGCGTCGCTGGCGCATCACGAGGCGCGATCGATCGACGATACGATCGGCTTCATGGGCAGCCGCACCTCGGCATTTTGCGGGCGCGACGACCGGCTCCACCGCCAATTGCGCCAGCGCTTGCTCGGGTGGAGCGCCTTTCACGCCAGCTGGCTCGATCAGGCCGAATTGCCCGTCCACTGCGTCCGCTATGAGGACATGCACGCCGATCCCGCCGCACGGCTTGCCGCCGCGCTCGACTTTGCCGGGGTCGCCGCCGATCGCGACACCATCGCGCGCGCGGTCGAATTCGCGCGGTTCGACGCGCTGACGGCGCAGGAACGCGAAAAGGGGTTTCGCGAGGCGCCGCCGTCGCGGGTGGATCGCGCCTTCTTCCGGCGCGGGCGCGCCGACGGCTGGCGCGACGAGCTCAGCACGGGCCAGCGGCGGGCGATCGAGCGCGACCATCACGCGATGATGCAGCGGCTGGGCTATCACGCCGACCCGCCCCCCGCATGA
- a CDS encoding lasso peptide biosynthesis B2 protein, producing the protein MTSARLWTALRMGPRNQLLALEAVAALTTARLALARRSFAEVAAATGQLVAPDDPRAVQPPPLDAQRIGIRQVRWAIAAIAPHLPFRTKCLQQALAARAMLERRGISSVIHFGTMRVGEALGEGHVWLDAGGVGVTGFPVDPALTEIGCLVGGDQDPARS; encoded by the coding sequence ATGACCAGCGCTCGGCTGTGGACCGCGCTGCGGATGGGGCCGCGCAACCAGCTGCTCGCGCTCGAAGCGGTGGCCGCGCTCACGACGGCGCGGCTGGCACTTGCCCGTCGCTCGTTTGCCGAGGTCGCCGCCGCGACGGGGCAGTTGGTCGCGCCCGACGATCCGCGCGCGGTGCAGCCGCCGCCGCTCGACGCGCAGCGCATCGGCATCCGCCAAGTGCGCTGGGCAATCGCCGCGATCGCGCCGCATCTGCCGTTCCGCACCAAATGCCTGCAACAGGCGCTCGCGGCGCGGGCGATGCTCGAGCGGCGCGGGATCAGCAGCGTGATCCATTTCGGGACGATGCGCGTGGGCGAGGCGCTGGGCGAGGGGCATGTCTGGCTCGATGCCGGAGGGGTCGGGGTCACCGGCTTTCCGGTCGACCCGGCGCTCACCGAAATCGGCTGCCTGGTCGGCGGGGATCAGGATCCGGCGCGAAGCTGA
- a CDS encoding aspartyl/asparaginyl beta-hydroxylase domain-containing protein yields the protein MPPVIRLPLAFDVARLRADLDRLRASDWAAHMVKQNYRGDWDVLPLRIVKGATHPVMMIYADPTAAAFEDGPLLATTPYLREVLAAFACPLQTVRLMRLSAGSAIKEHRDHDLDAAQGMARIHVPITTNDAVDFRLNGTRVVMPEGSAWYLRLADPHSVVNAGDTDRVHLVIDCEVNDWLRDQLRAGS from the coding sequence ATGCCGCCTGTCATCCGCCTTCCGCTCGCGTTCGACGTCGCCCGGCTGCGCGCCGATCTCGACCGGCTGCGCGCCAGCGACTGGGCCGCGCATATGGTGAAGCAAAATTATCGCGGCGACTGGGACGTGCTGCCGCTGCGCATCGTCAAGGGCGCGACGCATCCGGTGATGATGATCTACGCCGATCCGACCGCGGCCGCGTTCGAAGACGGCCCGCTATTGGCCACCACCCCCTATCTGCGCGAGGTGCTCGCGGCGTTCGCCTGCCCGTTGCAGACGGTGCGGCTGATGCGGCTGTCGGCGGGGTCGGCGATCAAGGAGCATCGCGACCATGATCTCGACGCGGCGCAGGGAATGGCGCGGATCCACGTGCCGATCACCACCAATGACGCGGTCGATTTCCGGCTGAACGGCACCCGCGTGGTGATGCCCGAAGGCAGCGCCTGGTATCTGCGGCTCGCCGATCCGCACAGCGTGGTAAACGCCGGCGACACCGATCGCGTCCATCTGGTGATCGATTGCGAGGTGAACGACTGGCTGCGCGATCAGCTTCGCGCCGGATCCTGA
- a CDS encoding sulfotransferase, protein MSHADPPIDRLRQAVLDSAALQARLVAIDDRDAFVAALGELAGSLGIAFDHDAAVDAVRPDPVGLARFAPSRFTQIAWPVGDWLPTAIVPGPEGAGVEWLHFGDSPLTAPFFEDSLRAARRRPFNRWLRVRTPLVTLADGAPGGALAPPSGLVFHLSRCGSTLVAQMLAASPRHVVVSEAPPFDALVQLLERQPAISLAQRVLLVRAMAAALGRDRFGNRRHYFLKLDSWHPLALPLLRHAFPDTPWVFLYRDPVEILVSHQRMPGSQTVPGMMGNLFGMPDGHLLGAAVYTARVLARICDAVLAYHALGGGALIAYGDLPEAVPTRILPHFGVTLDPDEQAAMAAAALRDAKSPAARFSNDAAAKQCEASAAIRSAATKYLDNKIAHLDRLRLEAGV, encoded by the coding sequence ATGTCGCACGCCGACCCGCCGATCGATCGCCTTCGCCAGGCAGTCCTCGACAGCGCCGCGCTGCAAGCGCGGTTGGTGGCGATCGACGATCGCGATGCTTTCGTCGCGGCGCTCGGCGAACTGGCCGGATCGCTGGGGATCGCGTTCGACCACGACGCTGCGGTCGATGCGGTCCGGCCCGATCCGGTCGGGCTTGCCCGCTTCGCGCCTTCGCGGTTCACCCAGATTGCTTGGCCTGTGGGCGACTGGCTGCCCACCGCGATCGTCCCCGGACCCGAGGGGGCAGGCGTCGAATGGCTGCATTTCGGCGACTCACCGCTGACCGCGCCGTTCTTCGAGGACTCGCTTCGTGCTGCGCGCCGGCGTCCGTTCAATCGCTGGCTGCGCGTGCGCACGCCACTGGTCACGCTCGCCGATGGCGCGCCCGGTGGTGCGTTGGCCCCGCCGAGCGGCCTGGTCTTCCATCTGTCGCGCTGCGGATCGACGTTGGTGGCGCAGATGCTCGCCGCCTCGCCGCGGCATGTCGTGGTGTCCGAAGCGCCGCCGTTCGATGCGCTGGTACAATTGCTCGAACGCCAGCCCGCTATCTCCTTGGCGCAGCGGGTGCTGCTCGTGCGGGCGATGGCGGCGGCATTGGGGCGCGACCGTTTCGGTAATCGACGGCACTATTTCCTCAAGCTCGACAGTTGGCACCCGCTGGCGCTGCCGCTGCTGCGCCACGCCTTTCCCGATACGCCATGGGTCTTTCTCTACCGCGATCCGGTCGAAATCCTCGTTTCGCATCAGCGGATGCCGGGGTCGCAGACGGTGCCGGGAATGATGGGCAACCTGTTCGGCATGCCCGACGGCCATTTGCTCGGCGCCGCCGTCTATACCGCGCGGGTGCTCGCACGGATATGCGACGCGGTGCTCGCGTATCATGCGCTGGGGGGTGGCGCGTTGATTGCCTATGGCGACCTGCCCGAAGCGGTACCCACGCGCATCCTCCCGCATTTCGGCGTGACGCTCGATCCCGACGAGCAAGCTGCAATGGCGGCGGCGGCGCTGCGCGATGCCAAATCGCCCGCGGCGCGCTTTTCCAACGACGCAGCAGCCAAGCAGTGCGAAGCAAGCGCTGCCATCCGTTCCGCCGCGACGAAGTATCTGGATAATAAGATCGCCCATCTCGATCGACTTCGTCTTGAGGCGGGGGTGTAG
- a CDS encoding PqqD family protein, which produces MIVHKQDGWLAARVGTEVLMMSVERGLYLGLSEVGARIWELLDGCPDSVAICDRLESEFVVTRETCAAEVALFLDQLAAQGVVRCEPPG; this is translated from the coding sequence ATGATCGTGCACAAGCAGGATGGCTGGCTGGCGGCTCGGGTAGGCACCGAGGTGTTGATGATGAGTGTCGAGCGCGGCCTGTATCTGGGGCTGAGCGAAGTCGGCGCGCGGATTTGGGAATTGCTCGACGGCTGCCCGGACAGCGTCGCGATTTGCGACCGGCTCGAATCCGAATTCGTCGTGACCCGCGAAACCTGCGCCGCCGAAGTGGCGCTCTTCCTAGACCAACTCGCGGCGCAAGGCGTCGTCCGCTGCGAACCGCCGGGCTGA
- a CDS encoding asparagine synthase-related protein, protein MSAIYGIVRFDGAPVDAVAVERMSAALAHRGPDGRETLALDSIGFGHHLMQVNVEDRYEAQPLRDPSTGVLLVADIRLDNRETVAAAVGLAPDALPTLPDSALLLAAYLHWGEDCVDHLIGDYAFVVWDRRRAALLLVRDPMGQRGLFFHLSADCLVFASEVKALWCVDGVPRRLSEVGIGRRLLFPIDPAPWATLYDGIEALPGGTAMTLAADGGRSVRSYWQPHADPVHLDRDDAYYLRTYRAVIEEAIACRVRRLIAPSGLLFSGGFDSGTIAAVAGPIAAARGRRLVAAAALASEGVEIQVRDAREAVEAFSDRADLDILAYHRGEDSIFDALEANFAATDNAAGADVRHKLFALVAARGVRLAMDGHGGDYTVNSRAPWMLGHILRRGELRRFARECRARRRATGRTLGQMLRHDIAPALIPLRLIAWQQAWRRGGRSVLRDRAVVAGFAQPLFDAGAIDPSRLRQPIPAAHRWRERAVHLLRRVSQAPPSPAVQAAALGLDLTRPFHDRRVVEFGLAIPERLQFRDGLERPLARTAFADRLPARLLQSGPGNDAQEPELFEMAATHAPAALDQLRQDAETQRYVDFDRLDSMIAGADARSPKNRRRLHIAMHAIVTARFIAWFDRANR, encoded by the coding sequence GTGAGTGCGATCTATGGCATCGTCCGCTTCGATGGGGCGCCGGTCGATGCCGTGGCGGTCGAACGGATGAGCGCGGCGCTGGCGCATCGCGGCCCCGATGGCCGCGAGACTCTGGCGCTCGATTCGATCGGCTTTGGCCATCACCTGATGCAGGTGAATGTCGAGGACCGCTATGAAGCGCAGCCGCTGCGCGATCCATCGACCGGCGTATTGCTCGTCGCCGATATCCGGCTCGACAATCGCGAGACAGTCGCCGCCGCGGTCGGGCTCGCGCCCGACGCGCTGCCGACGCTGCCCGACAGCGCGCTATTGCTCGCCGCGTACTTGCATTGGGGCGAGGATTGCGTGGATCACCTGATCGGCGACTATGCCTTCGTGGTCTGGGACCGGCGCCGCGCCGCGCTGCTGCTGGTGCGCGATCCGATGGGGCAGCGCGGGTTGTTCTTTCACTTGAGCGCCGACTGCCTGGTCTTCGCGAGCGAAGTGAAAGCATTGTGGTGCGTCGACGGCGTCCCCCGCCGGCTGAGCGAGGTCGGCATCGGCCGGCGGTTGCTGTTCCCGATCGACCCTGCGCCCTGGGCGACGCTGTACGACGGGATCGAGGCGCTTCCCGGCGGCACCGCGATGACGCTTGCCGCCGACGGCGGTCGGTCGGTGCGCAGCTATTGGCAACCGCACGCCGACCCGGTGCACCTCGATCGCGACGACGCCTATTATCTGCGTACGTATCGCGCGGTGATCGAGGAGGCGATCGCCTGCCGCGTCCGCCGGCTGATTGCGCCCTCCGGGCTGCTCTTCAGCGGCGGGTTCGACAGCGGCACGATCGCTGCGGTGGCGGGGCCGATCGCCGCGGCGCGCGGGCGAAGGCTGGTCGCCGCCGCCGCGCTCGCGTCCGAAGGCGTCGAGATCCAGGTGCGCGACGCGCGTGAGGCGGTGGAGGCGTTCTCCGACCGTGCCGATCTCGACATCCTGGCCTATCACCGCGGCGAGGACAGCATCTTCGACGCGCTCGAGGCCAATTTCGCCGCCACCGACAATGCCGCGGGCGCCGATGTCCGGCACAAGCTGTTCGCCTTGGTCGCGGCGCGCGGCGTGCGGCTGGCGATGGACGGGCATGGCGGCGACTATACCGTCAATTCGCGCGCGCCGTGGATGCTCGGTCATATCCTACGCCGCGGCGAGCTGCGGCGCTTCGCTCGCGAATGCCGCGCGCGCCGGCGTGCGACCGGGCGAACGCTCGGACAGATGCTGCGCCACGATATCGCGCCCGCCTTGATCCCGCTGCGGCTGATCGCGTGGCAACAGGCCTGGCGGCGCGGTGGCCGGTCTGTCCTGCGCGACCGCGCGGTAGTAGCTGGGTTCGCACAGCCACTGTTCGACGCAGGCGCGATCGACCCCTCGCGGTTGCGCCAACCGATCCCCGCTGCGCATCGCTGGCGTGAGCGTGCGGTGCATCTGCTCCGGCGCGTGTCGCAAGCGCCGCCCTCACCGGCGGTTCAGGCCGCCGCGCTCGGGCTCGATCTCACGCGCCCGTTCCACGACCGCCGCGTCGTCGAGTTCGGCCTGGCGATCCCCGAACGCCTCCAGTTTCGCGACGGGCTCGAGCGCCCGCTCGCGCGCACCGCCTTCGCCGATCGGCTGCCGGCGCGGCTGCTGCAAAGCGGCCCGGGCAACGACGCGCAGGAACCCGAGTTATTCGAAATGGCCGCGACGCACGCGCCAGCTGCGCTCGACCAGCTAAGGCAAGATGCCGAAACGCAGCGCTATGTTGATTTCGACCGGCTTGATTCGATGATTGCGGGTGCCGATGCTCGCAGCCCCAAGAATCGCCGCCGTCTGCACATTGCGATGCACGCGATCGTCACCGCGCGGTTCATCGCGTGGTTCGACCGCGCCAATCGGTAA
- a CDS encoding phage tail protein: MSEPFLAEIKLFGFGFVPRGYLACNGQLLPIAQYSALFSLLGVMYGGDGRITFKLPDLRSSVPMGFASTLPQGSAGGAETVSLTIPTLPAHTHMMVAVNGPATRRTVANNYFGSDTSTVVDFFGPAEALVPMDPASMQSSGGGAPHANLQPSLAMNFCIATNGVYPSRN; this comes from the coding sequence ATGTCAGAACCGTTTCTAGCCGAGATAAAGCTGTTCGGATTCGGGTTCGTTCCGCGGGGCTATCTAGCATGCAACGGTCAGCTCTTGCCGATCGCGCAATACAGTGCGCTATTTTCGTTACTTGGCGTGATGTATGGCGGCGATGGCCGGATCACGTTCAAGCTACCCGATTTGCGATCGAGCGTTCCGATGGGATTTGCATCGACGCTGCCGCAGGGTAGCGCCGGCGGCGCCGAGACGGTTTCGTTGACGATCCCGACGCTGCCGGCGCACACGCACATGATGGTCGCGGTCAACGGCCCCGCGACCAGGCGGACCGTGGCAAATAACTATTTCGGCAGCGATACCTCGACCGTCGTCGATTTCTTCGGACCGGCCGAGGCGCTGGTTCCGATGGATCCCGCGTCGATGCAATCGAGCGGCGGCGGCGCGCCGCATGCCAATCTTCAACCCTCGCTGGCGATGAATTTCTGCATCGCAACCAACGGGGTTTATCCGTCGCGCAATTGA